The following proteins are encoded in a genomic region of Candidatus Methylospira mobilis:
- a CDS encoding SulP family inorganic anion transporter: protein MSIKSNVFAGLRPLSRDGAMRDAIAGLALASMNIPQLLGYTRIAGTPAVTGLYTALLPLLMFAVFGSSRHLVVAADSATAAIFSSGLSGMAAQADGKYMALVGMVALLTAALLLLARIFKLGFFADFLSRTVLVGFLTGVGLQIGIAMLGEMSGIQVSAHKTVDQLQQLAGALAAVNLPTLAVSLLVVSFILVFRHFLPKLPIPLFAVLTGIAASYAYDFAGHGIAVIGPIPGGLPTLGFPAVSWDDTLKLIPVALSCFVIIIAQSAATSRVFAVRHHERLDENADILGLSAANAAAALSGAFVVNGSPTQTAMADSVGSRSQFSQLVFAGVVLLVLLLFTKPLEYLPRSVLAGIVFVIAIGLIDFKSLADIRRESRGEFMLAIVTAATVALVGLEQGILLAVTLSLLRHVRHSYRPHTSVLTPDETGRWLPAPVAAGVETKPGLVVYRFGADLFYANEGCFCDEVRLLIDHAPTPVRWLLIDAGAMTDMDYSAARSLRELCCDLQRSNIKLVFGRVSAYLREDMNRHRITGVIGKDSIFSTLHEALDAVGGRPRVVE from the coding sequence ATGTCGATAAAATCGAATGTCTTCGCAGGCCTGAGACCTTTAAGCCGTGACGGAGCGATGCGCGACGCCATTGCCGGATTGGCTTTGGCTTCGATGAATATTCCGCAGTTGCTCGGTTATACCCGCATTGCCGGCACGCCGGCGGTAACCGGGCTATACACTGCGTTGCTGCCGCTGCTGATGTTTGCAGTTTTCGGTTCATCGCGTCATCTGGTGGTAGCGGCGGACTCGGCTACTGCGGCCATTTTCTCCAGCGGATTGTCCGGCATGGCGGCGCAGGCGGACGGAAAATACATGGCTTTGGTGGGCATGGTCGCGCTGCTTACCGCCGCGTTGCTGTTGCTGGCGCGGATTTTCAAACTCGGCTTCTTCGCCGATTTTCTTTCGCGTACGGTGCTGGTAGGGTTTTTGACCGGCGTCGGATTGCAGATCGGCATCGCCATGCTGGGGGAAATGTCCGGCATTCAGGTCAGCGCGCATAAAACCGTCGATCAACTACAACAGCTTGCCGGCGCGCTGGCTGCGGTAAATCTGCCCACGCTGGCGGTATCGCTGCTGGTGGTGAGCTTCATATTGGTCTTCCGGCACTTTCTGCCCAAGCTGCCTATCCCATTGTTTGCGGTGTTGACCGGCATCGCCGCCAGTTATGCATACGATTTTGCCGGTCATGGTATTGCCGTCATCGGCCCCATACCCGGTGGTTTGCCGACACTCGGTTTTCCGGCGGTGAGCTGGGACGATACGCTTAAATTAATTCCGGTCGCATTATCCTGCTTTGTGATTATTATCGCTCAAAGTGCGGCTACCTCCCGCGTCTTTGCTGTACGGCATCACGAACGCCTGGATGAGAATGCCGACATACTCGGTTTGTCGGCAGCGAATGCCGCCGCCGCGTTGTCCGGCGCTTTCGTGGTGAATGGCAGTCCCACCCAGACCGCGATGGCCGACTCGGTGGGCAGCCGCAGTCAGTTTTCGCAGCTGGTGTTCGCAGGCGTGGTATTGCTGGTGCTGTTGTTATTTACCAAACCGCTGGAGTATCTGCCACGCAGCGTGCTCGCCGGCATCGTCTTCGTTATCGCCATAGGACTTATCGATTTTAAAAGCCTGGCGGACATACGGCGCGAGAGTCGGGGCGAGTTCATGCTCGCTATCGTCACGGCGGCGACCGTGGCGCTGGTGGGGTTGGAACAAGGCATCCTGCTGGCGGTTACCTTATCGTTGTTGCGGCATGTGCGTCACAGTTATCGTCCGCATACTTCAGTATTGACGCCCGATGAGACCGGGCGGTGGTTGCCTGCGCCTGTCGCCGCCGGGGTCGAGACCAAACCGGGGCTGGTCGTCTACCGGTTCGGAGCGGATTTGTTTTACGCCAACGAAGGCTGCTTTTGCGACGAGGTGCGCTTGCTGATAGACCATGCGCCGACGCCGGTACGCTGGTTGCTGATCGATGCCGGGGCGATGACCGATATGGATTATTCAGCAGCGCGATCCTTGCGCGAACTGTGTTGCGATTTGCAGCGTAGCAACATCAAACTGGTGTTCGGGCGGGTCAGCGCATACCTGCGCGAGGACATGAACAGGCATCGTATTACCGGGGTAATCGGTAAGGACTCTATTTTTTCGACTTTACACGAGGCGCTAGACGCTGTAGGTGGGAGACCCAGAGTAGTCGAGTAA
- a CDS encoding DUF2272 domain-containing protein: MHLKLTFITACLLLSACAPAHRKPSVVQPAAVTVQPKPPERELSIRDFPVTSTKYRILSILLEEWNYFGEQEIIIKSDMESIPRVGVWEDDDASHSDRIRNYWRTAGKYGLSGYDCQQPWSAAFISWVMSVAGIGEDEFPYASAHWVYLARFLDNAGSQTANFVPRSVADYPPKPGDLICASRDVRVDVNPNFLPASSQIENAKLHCDIVTAVKGKTLEAIGGNVRNSVSKSVLQLSPQGYLQPTARRSWFMVVENRMD, encoded by the coding sequence ATGCATTTGAAACTTACATTCATTACCGCTTGTTTATTACTGAGCGCATGCGCGCCCGCGCACAGGAAGCCGAGCGTGGTACAGCCTGCTGCTGTAACAGTTCAGCCCAAGCCGCCCGAACGCGAGTTGTCCATCCGCGACTTCCCTGTAACGTCTACAAAGTATCGGATACTGTCGATACTGCTGGAAGAATGGAATTATTTCGGCGAACAGGAAATTATTATCAAGAGCGATATGGAAAGTATCCCACGCGTAGGCGTTTGGGAAGACGACGATGCATCGCACAGCGATCGCATCAGAAATTATTGGCGGACGGCGGGCAAGTACGGGTTGTCGGGCTACGATTGCCAACAACCGTGGTCGGCGGCTTTTATCAGCTGGGTTATGTCAGTCGCGGGCATCGGCGAGGATGAGTTCCCTTATGCTTCGGCGCATTGGGTTTATCTGGCGCGCTTTCTCGACAATGCCGGATCGCAAACGGCAAACTTTGTTCCGCGCAGCGTCGCCGATTACCCGCCCAAACCCGGCGATTTGATTTGCGCAAGCCGCGACGTCCGCGTCGATGTCAACCCCAACTTCCTGCCTGCATCCAGCCAGATCGAAAATGCCAAGCTGCACTGCGACATAGTCACCGCAGTGAAAGGCAAAACGCTGGAAGCCATCGGCGGCAATGTCAGGAATTCCGTTTCCAAAAGCGTTCTTCAACTGAGTCCGCAAGGCTATCTGCAGCCTACCGCCAGACGCTCCTGGTTTATGGTGGTCGAAAACCGGATGGACTGA
- a CDS encoding FlxA-like family protein has product MSISSVSSGSASYSPATSSSSSQLDKQIAKIQQEIIKEQANKADDAKTKAQKIQLLQQQLQQLELQARQQSTSNAAVSNNTASGGNTTSSSSATGTAGSIDTTA; this is encoded by the coding sequence ATGAGCATTTCATCCGTTTCATCCGGCAGCGCCTCGTACTCGCCGGCCACCAGCAGCAGTTCATCGCAACTGGACAAACAAATAGCTAAAATTCAACAGGAAATTATCAAGGAACAGGCAAACAAGGCTGACGATGCCAAAACCAAGGCACAAAAAATTCAATTACTTCAGCAACAGCTTCAGCAGCTCGAGCTGCAAGCCAGGCAGCAGTCCACAAGCAACGCTGCCGTTTCAAACAATACCGCCAGCGGTGGCAACACCACCAGCTCCAGCAGCGCCACCGGTACTGCCGGCTCAATTGACACCACCGCTTGA
- a CDS encoding tetratricopeptide repeat protein: MTYTAYSEVGKVVDLMIRSISFKNDHRYEEALACLGEAVALNPIFFPALFDKGILLDSLSRYEEASECFERVLNFTPGDTNTLELLNKSLEDALQKYEQHLSGNTCDAEAFYKRANILRRLHRYEEAIGSYDRALELKPDYPDALNERGNALILLNRYEDAVACYNHMLELSENSAIALFNRGNALRGIDRIAEALASYRAASTIAPGMAEAFIEQSHCHLLLGEYGQGWPQYEYRWLTEQLRVYLPLSPQPLWLGKEQLADKTILLLCEQGFGDTIQFLRFIPLVAQQAKQTILRIPAPLKTLIEDTLTGVRIIGTEEPFPPHDVHCPLMSLPLAFGTELETVPNDIPYISAPSAQTEKWRALLGPGNRPRVGIAWAGRQYPPLNHRRDMRLSAIAPLMDMDIELISLQKEVPAHDRETIAAMPYLNRLIESSGDFADTAALIANLDMVICVDTVIAHLAGGLGKPVWIMVSYINDWRWLHKRSDSPWYPTARIFRQKTHDDWDEVIREIAQHLEDRIIPA; this comes from the coding sequence ATGACTTACACGGCATATTCGGAAGTGGGAAAAGTTGTCGATCTGATGATCCGCAGCATTTCTTTCAAGAACGACCATCGCTACGAAGAAGCCTTGGCATGCCTTGGTGAAGCCGTAGCGCTAAATCCGATTTTTTTTCCTGCCTTGTTCGATAAAGGGATCCTGCTGGACTCCCTGTCCCGTTACGAGGAAGCTTCCGAGTGCTTCGAACGCGTGCTGAACTTCACACCCGGCGACACGAATACGCTGGAATTGCTCAATAAAAGCCTCGAAGACGCACTGCAAAAGTATGAACAACACCTGTCCGGCAATACGTGTGATGCGGAAGCGTTTTACAAACGAGCCAACATACTCAGACGATTGCATCGTTACGAAGAAGCGATCGGCAGCTATGATCGCGCCCTGGAATTAAAACCGGACTATCCGGATGCGCTAAATGAGCGCGGCAATGCGTTAATCCTGCTGAATCGATACGAAGACGCCGTCGCCTGTTACAACCACATGCTCGAACTATCCGAAAACAGTGCCATCGCCTTATTCAATCGCGGCAATGCGCTCAGAGGGATTGATCGCATAGCCGAGGCTTTAGCGAGTTATCGCGCAGCCTCGACCATCGCCCCAGGAATGGCCGAGGCGTTTATCGAACAAAGCCACTGCCACCTGCTGCTGGGAGAGTATGGTCAAGGCTGGCCGCAGTACGAATATCGATGGCTCACCGAGCAACTCAGGGTTTATCTGCCGCTATCCCCACAGCCGCTATGGCTCGGCAAGGAACAGCTAGCCGATAAAACAATACTGCTCTTATGCGAACAAGGCTTCGGCGACACGATACAGTTTTTACGTTTTATCCCTTTGGTAGCGCAGCAGGCCAAACAAACCATACTACGCATACCGGCTCCCTTGAAAACCCTGATTGAAGACACGCTAACCGGGGTACGGATTATCGGCACGGAAGAACCATTTCCGCCTCACGATGTCCATTGTCCGTTAATGAGCCTGCCGCTCGCATTCGGAACCGAGCTGGAAACTGTACCCAATGATATACCATACATCAGCGCACCGTCAGCGCAAACGGAGAAATGGCGAGCGTTGCTCGGTCCGGGAAACAGGCCTCGGGTGGGCATCGCCTGGGCAGGCCGTCAGTATCCGCCTCTCAATCATAGACGCGATATGCGGCTGTCTGCCATAGCGCCCTTAATGGATATGGATATCGAATTGATCAGCCTGCAAAAGGAAGTGCCGGCTCACGACAGGGAAACCATAGCAGCCATGCCGTACCTGAACCGTCTGATCGAATCTTCGGGCGATTTTGCCGATACCGCCGCGTTGATAGCGAACCTTGACATGGTAATCTGCGTCGATACCGTAATCGCTCATCTTGCGGGAGGGCTGGGCAAACCGGTATGGATCATGGTCAGTTATATAAACGATTGGCGCTGGCTGCATAAGCGCAGCGATTCTCCCTGGTATCCCACCGCGCGTATTTTCCGGCAGAAAACGCACGACGACTGGGATGAGGTGATTCGTGAAATTGCCCAACACCTGGAAGACAGAATCATTCCCGCCTAA
- a CDS encoding type II toxin-antitoxin system HicB family antitoxin, translated as MRYAIVVEKTENNYSAYVPDLPGCVATGFTVEEIEREIREAIQFHIEGLIEDGLPVPRR; from the coding sequence ATGCGTTACGCAATTGTTGTCGAAAAAACAGAAAATAATTATTCAGCCTACGTTCCAGATTTACCTGGCTGCGTCGCTACTGGTTTCACCGTCGAAGAAATTGAACGAGAAATACGGGAAGCAATCCAATTTCACATCGAAGGCCTTATTGAAGATGGCTTACCTGTTCCCCGCCGGTAA
- a CDS encoding type II toxin-antitoxin system HicA family toxin: MLNMDGWYLATTRGSHRQFKHPIKSGRVTVPGKPNDDLAPGTLNSILKQAQ, from the coding sequence ATGCTAAATATGGATGGCTGGTACCTTGCCACAACACGAGGCAGCCACCGTCAGTTCAAGCACCCCATAAAAAGTGGTCGCGTCACTGTACCCGGAAAACCAAACGATGATTTAGCTCCCGGCACTTTGAATAGCATTCTTAAACAAGCACAGTGA
- a CDS encoding group II intron maturase-specific domain-containing protein: MAERPVLPLKSSNADGWKGPQFKTNTNGRTYMDAEYVVGRLNRKLTGWANYFCLGPVSPAYRAKYPCHTTAPPVVMQEAQGSWQWRKALPRPIPIRAVGTG, encoded by the coding sequence GTGGCGGAGAGGCCCGTACTCCCTTTGAAGTCGAGTAATGCCGATGGATGGAAGGGGCCTCAGTTCAAAACCAATACAAATGGCCGAACCTATATGGATGCCGAGTATGTTGTGGGAAGGCTGAACCGGAAGCTGACGGGCTGGGCAAACTATTTCTGCCTCGGACCGGTTAGTCCCGCGTACAGAGCCAAATACCCATGTCACACGACGGCTCCGCCGGTGGTAATGCAAGAAGCACAAGGTTCATGGCAATGGAGGAAGGCGCTACCCCGACCAATACCTATACGAGCAGTTGGGACTGGTTAA
- a CDS encoding IS5 family transposase, whose product MADRLEISAEDWNVIYPILVKHRHVRSTSEEQCRAFLVAVLQILRSGSQWRLLPEAHGKWNSVFKRFSRWSKHGVWQSLFAGCIHHPDLQSVFIDSTINRAHPCAGGAAGSNAEDEALGRSKGGFTTRIHAITDALGNPLEFLLTGGQASDIGQAETLPALTPAGARAFVGDKGYDSDALVQAIVARDMKAVIPPRCNRNKVRECDWFIYKERHLIECFFNKIKHYRRIFSRFEKTARNYMAFLHFVSALIWLR is encoded by the coding sequence ATGGCTGACCGACTCGAAATTAGCGCCGAAGACTGGAACGTTATCTATCCCATACTGGTGAAACATCGGCATGTCCGATCGACGTCCGAGGAACAGTGCCGGGCCTTTCTGGTTGCCGTTCTGCAAATTCTTCGATCGGGATCGCAATGGCGTTTGCTGCCGGAAGCGCATGGCAAGTGGAACTCCGTGTTCAAGCGTTTTTCCCGCTGGAGCAAGCATGGGGTTTGGCAGTCGCTGTTCGCCGGATGCATCCATCATCCTGATTTGCAAAGCGTGTTTATCGATTCCACCATCAACCGGGCTCATCCCTGCGCTGGTGGCGCGGCGGGCAGCAATGCCGAGGATGAAGCCTTGGGACGATCGAAGGGCGGCTTTACTACCAGGATTCACGCCATCACCGATGCCTTGGGGAATCCCCTCGAATTCTTACTGACCGGAGGGCAGGCCAGCGACATTGGACAGGCTGAAACCTTGCCGGCGCTGACGCCGGCGGGTGCGCGTGCGTTTGTCGGTGACAAAGGCTATGACAGCGATGCGCTCGTCCAGGCCATCGTAGCGAGAGATATGAAAGCCGTCATTCCTCCGCGCTGCAATCGAAACAAGGTACGCGAGTGCGATTGGTTTATTTACAAGGAACGCCATCTGATTGAATGCTTCTTCAACAAAATCAAACATTACCGACGAATATTTTCGCGTTTTGAAAAAACAGCTCGCAACTACATGGCCTTCCTTCACTTCGTCTCAGCTCTCATTTGGTTGCGGTGA
- a CDS encoding Lrp/AsnC family transcriptional regulator codes for MELDRFDRQILQILQTDARISNQELADRIGLSPSPCLRRVRVLEESGLITDYRALLDAKALGLTLMALIHISMDRHTPERFNDFETAVAKIPEVLECLLITGQAADYQLKVVVKDLDAYQELLLKRITGIKGVSGVHSSFVLRRVVDKTAFCVTG; via the coding sequence ATGGAACTCGATCGCTTCGACCGGCAAATATTGCAGATACTTCAAACCGATGCACGCATTAGTAATCAGGAACTGGCGGACCGCATTGGCTTGTCGCCGTCCCCATGTCTGCGCCGGGTGCGGGTGCTGGAAGAATCTGGTCTTATTACCGATTATCGAGCCCTGTTGGACGCAAAGGCATTGGGTCTAACGCTGATGGCCTTGATCCACATTTCGATGGACCGGCACACACCGGAGCGTTTCAATGATTTTGAAACGGCCGTCGCTAAAATTCCTGAAGTATTGGAATGTCTGTTGATCACCGGTCAGGCGGCCGACTATCAACTTAAGGTGGTGGTAAAGGATTTGGATGCTTATCAGGAACTGCTGCTCAAACGCATCACAGGAATCAAAGGCGTGAGCGGTGTGCATTCAAGTTTTGTGCTGCGCCGGGTTGTCGATAAAACGGCATTTTGTGTTACAGGGTAG